Proteins encoded together in one Ignavibacteriales bacterium window:
- a CDS encoding NADH-quinone oxidoreductase subunit H, with amino-acid sequence MFVVIQICFLLFAPFLFLGVINRVKALWAGRKGTPILQPFYDFLKLLRKGEVISKTTSYVFKIAPSVNIAAVMFAFLILPIPAVGAILNFPGDFLLFAYTLGLAKFFTVVAALDTGSSFEGMGASREVTFSSIVEPAFFILIGTLSLLTGQTSFTAIFALLNVSAGYTILVKSLFVVSLMIMLLTEGSRVPVDDPNTHLELTMIHEVMVLDYSGPDLAFILYSAGMKLVLISTLLADILISTNLEPAFALIIYFAIIFLIAVIIGLVESLIARARMSHVPQFIFLMTALSLTAFAVVIFFLRGGIK; translated from the coding sequence ATGTTTGTAGTTATTCAAATATGCTTTTTACTTTTTGCGCCGTTTCTGTTTCTTGGAGTTATAAACCGGGTAAAAGCACTTTGGGCTGGTAGAAAAGGAACTCCGATTCTGCAACCTTTTTATGATTTTCTTAAGCTCCTCCGCAAAGGAGAAGTAATAAGCAAAACAACTTCTTATGTTTTTAAGATTGCTCCTTCAGTTAATATTGCAGCGGTAATGTTCGCCTTTTTAATTTTACCTATTCCAGCAGTTGGTGCCATTCTAAATTTTCCAGGCGACTTTTTACTCTTCGCTTATACACTTGGTCTTGCTAAATTTTTTACTGTCGTAGCTGCGCTTGATACCGGCAGCAGCTTTGAAGGTATGGGTGCAAGCAGAGAAGTTACTTTTTCCTCAATTGTAGAACCGGCATTTTTTATTTTAATCGGAACTCTTTCTTTGTTAACCGGGCAAACTTCCTTCACAGCTATTTTTGCATTGCTTAATGTGAGTGCCGGATATACAATTTTAGTTAAGTCGCTTTTTGTTGTATCGTTAATGATAATGCTGTTAACTGAAGGCTCGCGCGTACCAGTTGATGATCCGAATACACATTTAGAACTAACGATGATTCACGAAGTAATGGTGCTCGATTATTCCGGTCCCGATTTAGCGTTCATTCTTTACTCAGCGGGAATGAAGTTAGTCCTCATATCAACTCTGCTTGCAGATATTCTGATTTCTACAAATCTTGAACCCGCATTTGCGCTGATTATTTATTTTGCAATAATTTTTCTTATTGCTGTAATTATTGGATTAGTGGAATCGTTAATAGCCCGAGCAAGAATGTCGCACGTTCCGCAATTTATTTTTCTTATGACGGCTCTTTCACTTACAGCTTTCGCTGTTGTAATTTTCTTTTTACGCGGAGGGATTAAATGA